The genomic interval GAAAGGCAGCGTGGGGCCGTGGCAACGAGGTTACGTCGACAGCGGCTACGCCTACACCGACAACCGGGCGAACGCGGATCTCAGCGCCAGCAGCCTGCGCCAGGAGGTGCGGGCGTACGACGCCCAGGGCGGGCTGATCCCGATCGAGCGGAAGTAGCGGCGTCAGCGGTGGCGGCCGGCGGCGCGGGCGACGTTGATGAGGACGAGGCCGAGCCAGCCGATGACAACGCCGAACGGCCCGATCATCGCGGCTGAGATCGCGGTGATCGGGATGGCGACGACGACCGAGATGATCGCCAGCGCCAGCCCGCCCGGGTCGGTCTCACGGCTCGGGTGCCGGCGCTGGGCCGGCTCGGGCAGAGCGTCGAGGCGCCGGTGAACATCCCGCGCGTCGAGCTTCTCCAGGAAGCTGTCGATGATCTCAGCCTCGTACTCCGGTCCCAGCTCCTGCCGCGCCGCCACCGCGGCCCGCAGGTCCTTCCGCACCTCATCCGTCGCCATACCAGCAAGCTACGGCCGCGAAGCCGCCGTACCAATCAGGGAAACCCCCCGATCACACCGGGGGTTTTGTCTACCCCCTGGTGGCTGACCTCCACGTCCTGCACAGCGAACCGCCCCCGGACAGTGTCCGGGGGCGGTTCGCGTACGGCGTGCTACAGGTACTGACCGGTGTTGGTTGCGGTGTCGATGGAGCGGCCGGGCTCGGTGCCCTGCTTGCCGGAGATGAGCGTGCGGATGTAGACGATCCGCTCGCCCTTCTTGCCGGAGATGCGGGCCCAGTCGTCCGGGTTGGTGGTGTTCGGCAGGTCCTCGTTCTCCTTGAACTCGTCCACGCAGGCCTGGAGCAGGTGCTGCACCCGCAGGCCCTTCTGGTTCTCGTCCAGGAAGGCCTTGATCGCCATCTTCTTCGCCCGGTCGACGATGTTCTGGATCATCGCGCCCGAGTTGAAGTCCTTGAAGTACAGGACCTCCTTGTCACCGTTGGCGTAGGTGACCTCGAGGAAGCGGTTCTCGTCGGCCTCGGTGTACATCCGCTCGACCGTGCGCTGGATCATGCCGTCCACGCACGCCTGCCGGTCGCCACCGAACTCGCCGAGGTCGTCGACGTGCAGCGGCAGCCCACTGGTCAGGTACTTCGAGAAGATGTCCCGCGCCGCCTCCGCGTCGGGGCGCTCGATCTTGATCTTCACGTCCAGCCGGCCGGGCCGCAGGATCGCCGGGTCGATCATGTCCTCGCGGTTGGAGGCGCCGATGACCAGGACGTTCTCCAGGCCCTCGACACCGTCGATCTCGCTCAGCAGCTGCGGGACGATGGTGTTCTCCACGTCGGACGACACACCGGATCCGCGGGTGCGGAACAGCGAGTCCATCTCGTCGAAGAACACGATCACCGGCATGCCTTCGGAGGCCTTCTCCCGGGCCCGCTGGAAGACCAGGCGGATGTGCCGCTCGGTCTCACCGACGTACTTGTTCAGCAGCTCGGGACCCTTGATGTTGAGGAAGAACGACTTCTGCTCGGCCACCCCGGTCCGCTCGGCGACCTTCTTGGCCAGCGAGTTCGCCACCGCTTTCGCGATCAGTGTCTTGCCGCAGCCGGGCGGGCCGTAGAGCAGCACGCCCTTCGGCGGCTTGAGCTCGTGCTCCAGGAACAGGTCCTTGTGCAGGTACGGCAGCTCGACCGCGTCCCGGATGGCCTCGATCTGGCCGGCCAGGCCGCCGATCTGGGTGTAGTCGATGTCCGGGACCTCTTCGAGCACCAGCTCCTCGACCTCGGACTTCGGGATCTTCTCGTAGACATACCCGGAGCGGGGCTCGAGCAGCAGCGAGTCGCCGGACCGCAGGGCGATGTCGAGCAGCGGTGAGGCGAGCCGCACCACCCGCTCCTCGTCGGCCTGCGCGATGACCAGCGCCCGCTCGCCGTCGGCGAGCAGCTCCTTCAGCATCACCACGTCGCCGACGACCTCGAACTCGCAGGCCTCGACCACGTTGAGTGCTTCGTTCAGCATCAGTTCCTGGCCGAGCCGGAGCGCGTCCAGGTCCACCGACGGGCTCGCCGCGACCCGGAGTTTCCGGCCGCCGGTGAACACGTCCAGCGTGTCATCTTCATTACGTCCGAGGAAGGTGCCGAATCCGGACGGCGGTTGCGCCAGCCGGTCGACTTCCTCCTTCAGGGCGATGATCTTCTCTCGCGCCTCCCGCAGCGTGTCGGCCAGCCGCTCGTTCTGAGCGGTGACACTCGCCAAGGAGGCCTGTGTTTCGGACAGCCTGCTCTCGAGCGACCGGCTGTCTGCCGGGTGCTCGAGCAGCCGACGTCGCAACGCCGCGACTTCGGCTTCCAGGTACCGGACCTGGTTACGCAGTTCTGCCGCGGTAGGACTCTCGTCTCCAGCCACGATCATCACCTCACCATGTGGGGCTCGACCCTATGGACCTTACCCAGAAAACCTCGCCGGGCAAGCTGAATCCCATCACGTGTCGGTTGCGGATGAATCAGTTGCCTTCGGCATGTCGCCAGTTGATTCCGCACGAGCCTCTACGCGTCGGGGCCCGAGGTAATCGTCGCCGTACGCACCAGGCGCCGGGCGTCGCTTCTTCCGGGGTGCCTGCACCCCGTGCGCCATCCTTCGTGCTGTGACCAGGAAGGCGGTGTGACCTTGCATCCGGTGGCCCGGACGAACCGCAAGGCCTTCTACATGCCAGTCTCGCACGAGTGACTCCCACGCGCGCGGCTCAGTGAACTCGCCGTGTGCCCTCAGCGTCTCCACAAAGCGGCTCAGCTGCGTCGTGGTGGCCACATAGGCACAGAACACACCACCGGGTGAAAGTGCCTCAGCGACGGCGTCAACGCACTCCCACGGCGCCAGCATGTCGAGTACGACGCGGTCCACGTTCTGCTCGTTCAGCTTCTCGACCAGGTCGCCGACCTCGAGCCGCCATGCCGGGTGCTCGCCGCCGAAGAAACCGGTGACGTTCTTCCGCGCGACCTCGGCGAAGTCCTCCCGGCGCTCGAACGAGATCACCTGTCCGTGGATCCCGACCGCCCGCAGCAGCGCTGTGGTCAGCGCACCGGAACCGGCGCCGGCTTCGACCACCTTGGCGCCGGGGAAGATGTCGGCCATGGTCACGATCTGCGCGGTGTCCTTCGGGTAGATCACCGCGGCACCACGCGGCATCGACACCGAGTAGTCGGCCATCAGCGGCCGCAACGCCAGGTACTCGACGCCGCCCTTGGACCTGATCACCACGGCATCGGGGCCGTCGATCAGCTCGTCGTGCGCGATTCCGCCCTTGGTGGTGTGGAAGATCTTCCCGCGCTCCAGGTTGACCGAGTGCCGGCGGCCCTTCGAGTCCTGCAGGGTGATCCACTCGCCCTCCTGCAACGGCCCGTGGTGGACCCCGGAGTACGCCTGGTCGGGAAAGTCACGCAAGTCAGCCATAAGGCGCTCACCTTAACTTTCGGTCACCGCAACCGAGTAATCAGCGCGAGCGGAACGCGCGTTCCACGTCGGCCGTGGCGAGCACGCCGTACACGGCGCCGCCCGCGTCGAGGACGAGGTACTCCGAGGCGGGGTGTTCACGCAAGGTGGCGAGGATCTCTTCGCCGGTGTCGTTGACGCCGATGATGTGGCCCGCGCCGATGGCGGAGGAGACCTCGCTCACCGTGGTCCACGGGCGCTGGTTCGGGGCGACGGCGGCGACTGCGGACTCCGATACCAGTGCGTGCGGTTTGCCCTCGCCGTCGATCACCACGACCGCGCCGGCCTGGGTCTGACCGGCCAGCCGGACCGCCTCGGAGATCGGCGTACCGGAATGGACGGCGACGGCGCGGCGGGCCAGTGTCCGGACCTGGAGCGCGGGCAGCTTGCGCCGCAACCGGGCCTGCATCAGCGACGCGGTCGAGCCGGTCCAGAGGAAGAAGCCGATCAGCAGCGCGATGACGAAGTCGACGATCGACGGCTGCCAGCCCCAGATCTCCTCGAGCAGCACCGGCCCCGCCAGCACCGAGATCGCGAGGGCGCGGCCGGCCCAGGCGGCCACGATCGTGCCGGTGTGCATGTTGCCGGTGAACTTCCAGACGATCGCCCGCAACACCCAGCCGCCGTCCAGCGGCAGACCCGGCAGCAGGTTGGTGACGCCGACGATCAGGTTCGCGACGCCGAGCTCCCACAGGGCGACGTACCCGACGCCCTCGTCGAAGGCGCGGGACCCGAAGTAGGCCAGCCCGCCGACGATCAGCGACGCGACCGGGCCGACCACCGAGACGGCGAACTCCTCCAGCGGTGACTTCCGCTCGCCCTCGATGTGCGTGCCGGCCGCGAAGAAGCCGAGATTGATCTCCGAGACGCCGATGCCGAACCGCATCGCCATCAGCGCGTGCGCCAGCTCGTGGACCAGGATCGACAGCGTGAACGCCACCACGAACGCGAACGCCGCGGCGTAGCGCCAGCCGCCGAGCTCCGGGAACTGCTGCCCGATGATCGCGGCGAAGCCGACCGCCAGCAGCATCGCCACCGGGAGCCAGGTGAAGCGCATGGTGAGCCGGATCCCGCGGATACGACCGAGCACCCACGTGCCGGGCGGTGGTGGACCGGCCGGCTGGGCGGGGTTCTGGGGATCGCGCGAGTCTGACATCAGGCCCAACGCTACTTTGCCTTCGGTAACTCCGTGCTACACACCCACCGTAAGGGTGGCGATGTATCCCCGATCGACATCTCCGGTGACCGTGGCCAGCTGGTGTACGCCGTCGTCGTCGCCGAACACGTTGTCGTCCTCCAGCGACGTCCGGCTCAGGTTCTCGGCGCTTCCGTCGTACCCGTCGGTGCCGTAGACGGTCGCGCAGACGTCCTTCGGCAGGGCGAGCTGCGAGGTGCGGGTGATCTGCCCGGACCTGGTCGCCTCGTCGACGCTCGGGTAGACCTCGAAATGGATGTGCGGCCAGCGGCCTTGGTACGCGGCGGGGAAGATCGTCGTGAAGGTGACCTTGCCGGCCGTGTCGGCGGACTGGACGCCGCGGAGGTAGTTCTCCTCGGTCACGCCGTCGGAGTACAAGGAATAGCGCCCCTGGGCGTCGCAGTGCCACAGGTAGATCGCGGCGCCCTCGAGCGGGGTGTCTTTCGAGGCATCGAGGACGGTGAGCTCGACCGAGAGCGGTACGCCGGCTGCCTGGCCCGTCGCCGTACCGAAGGACTTGGTGAGGTCCTTGCGGACGATGCCGGACTGGGCGAGGACGTTCGGCCCGTTGGAGCCGTCGCCCGGAAACGGGCCTCCCGTCTCCTGCGGGATCTCGTCGACGACGGAGGACGTGGTACCGGCGGCCGGGGTGGCAGGCGTGTCCGTGTCTGAGCACCCGGTGACGGCGACCAGACCCGCGCCGGCGACCAAGCCGAGGAAGCGTCGGCGGTGGAGGGTGGCGAGGTCGTACCCGAGCCCGCGGTCGTGGTTCGGCGGAGGCTGACGCGTCATGCGTCCAGGGTGACGCGCGCAGCCGATGGTCAGCCGAAAGCCGGCTGGCAGTTTGCTGGGTTTTCCACAGGCGCGGGGTGGGGTGCGCGCGAAGTGTCGGTAGTTGTGCCTAGGGTTTCGGTATGAGCGTTGCAGCAGCTACCGATCCGCAGGTGCATCCGCGTGGGGCGTTGTCGCCGTCCCGGGCCGCGGACTTCATGAGCTGCCCGCTGAAGTATCGGTTCCGCGTGGTGGACCGGCTGCCGGAGAAGCCGTCGGCCGCGGCCGTGCGCGGCACTGTGGTGCATGCCGTGCTGGAGCGCCTCTTCGACCTGCCGCGCGGTCAGCGGACGCTGGAGCAGGCCGCGGAGATGCTGGAGCCGCAGTGGCAGCGCGTGCTCGAGGAGGAGCCCGAGGTCGCCGAGCTGTTCGCGGAGGACGCGAGCGGCGATGAGCTGGCGAAGTGGCTGGCCGAGGCCCACCAGCTGCTCGGGAAGTACTTCACCCTCGAAGACCCGAATGCGCTGGAGCCCGCCGAGCGCGAGCTGTACGTCGAGACCGCCCTGGACTCCGGTCTGGTGCTGCGGGGCTACGTCGACCGGCTCGACGTCGCGCCGACCGGTGAGATCCGGGTCGTCGACTACAAGACTGGTCGCTCGCCGTCGGAGTTCTTCGAGGCCAAGGCGCTGTTCCAGATGAAGTTCTACGCGCTCGTGCTGTGGAAGCTGCGCGGTGTCGTCCCGGCCATGCTCCAGCTGGTGTATCTGGGCAACGGCGAGATCGTCCGCTACAGCCCCGACGAGGCCGACCTCCGCGCCTGCGAGCGCAAGGTCTCCGCGCTCTGGATCGCGATCACCCGCGCGCTCGACTCCGGCGACTGGCGCCCCAGCCCGGGCCCGCTCTGCGACTGGTGCGACCACAAGCCCATCTGCCCCGCCTGGGGCGGCACACCCCCACCCCTCCCGACCCGCTCGGTCGAAGAGGTAGCCGCCGAATCAGCAGGCATCGACCTCATCACGGTCGACGGCTGATCCCACCTCCACCCCGCCGAAGGAACCCTGGATCGATACGGTTCGTCGCATGAGCGTGGCTGATGTGGCGGTTCGGGCGGTCGGGGTGTGGAAGGTGTACGGCGGGGGGCAGACGCAGGTGGATGCGTTGGCCGACGTGAGCGCGGACTTCGGGACCGGCCGGTTCACCGCGATCATGGGGCCGTCCGGCTCCGGGAAGTCGACGTTGCTGCACTGTCTCGCCGGGCTGGACAAGCCCTCGGACGGCAAGGTGTTGCTCGGCGACGTGGACCTGACCACGCTGCCCGAGAAGCAGCTCACGCACCTGCGCCGGGATCGGATCGGGTTCGTGTTCCAGGCGTTCAACCTGGTCCCGACTCTGACCGCGCTGGAGAACATCACGCTGCCCCTCGACCTGGCCGGCCGTAAACCCGACCAGGAGTGGCTGACCACGGTGATCGACTCGATCGGTCTCGCCGACCGGCTGGGCCACAAGCCGTCCGAGCTGTCCGGCGGTCAGCAGCAGCGCGTCGCCTGTGCCCGCGCTCTGGTCTCCCGCCCGGACGTGGTGTTCGCCGACGAGCCGACCGGCAACCTCGACTCGCGTTCCTCCGCGGACGTCCTCGACTTCCTGCACCGCTCGGTCCGGGACTTCAACCAGACCGTCGTGATGGTCACCCACGACCCGAGCGCCGCGGCGTACGCCGACCGGGTCCTGTTCCTGGCCGACGGCACGCTGCAGTCCGAGCTGCTCGACCCGACCGCCGAGTCGGTGCTCGATGCGATGAAGAAGCTCGAGACGGCCGCGGTCGACCAGCCCGCCGGCAACCTGGCCGGCTGATGTTCAAGCTCGGCCTCCGCTCGGTCCTCGCGCACCGGCTCCGGTTCGTCCTGTGCACGCTCGCCGTCACGCTCGGCGTCGCGTTCGCCGGTGGTGCGATGGTCTTCACCGGGACCCTCTCGCACGCGCTGAAGAAGAACTTCGCGGTCAGTACGGCGGACATCACCGTCACGCCGTCGTCCCCGATCGAGACCGGCACCGACCGCCCCGCGAGCTTCCAGGTCGAGGTCGCTGACCGCATCGCCGCCGTACCGGGGGTCGCGAGCGCGATCCCGCAGCTCATGGTCAGTGACATCCAGATCCTCGGGCCGGACGGCAAGCTGGTCGAGAACTACGGCCTGACCAGCTTCGGGGCCGCCTGGCCGCGGGATCCTGGCGCCGCGCCGTTCAAGCTGGTCGACGGCACCCAACCCTTCGGCGGCAGCCAACTGGCGCTCGACGAGTCGACGGCCAGTCGCGCGGGCTACGAGGTCGGCGACCAGGTCAAGATCGTCACGCCGACCCAGGCCGTCACGGCGACGCTGACCGGAACCACCACCCCCGCTGCCGCCGGCGCCGCGGCCGGTGCGCCGCTGGTCACCTTCGACGGCGCGACCGCTCAGCGCCTGCTGCTCGGCAAGGCGGGCTGGACCTCGATCAGCGTCGCGGTCCAGCAGGGCTCCGACCCCGACACGGTCAGCAAGGCGATCACCACGGCCATCGGCAGCTCCGTCAAGGTCCGGACGGCGAAGCAGGTCACGGCCGACGGCGAGCACGACCTGGACCGGACCTTCGGCGGCTTCAGCACCGTGCTGGTGCTGTTCGCCTGCCTCGCGCTGTTCGTCGGCACCTTCCTGATCGTCAACACGTTCGCGATGGTCGTCGCGCAACGGTCCCGCGAGCTCGCGATGCTGCGGGCGATCGGCGCGTCCCGCGGCCAGGTCACGAGCTCGGTCGTCGTCGAGAGCATCGTGATCGGTTTCCTCGGCTCCACCCTGGGCCTGTTGATCGGCATCGGCGTCGCCGTCGCGATCCGCTACACCTACCAGGCCCTCGACCTGCGCATCCCGACCGCCTCACTGCAGGTCACCCCGACCACGGTCATCACCTGCTACATCATCGGGATCGGTGTGACGGTCGCCGCCGCGGCCCCCGCCGCCCGTCGGGCCGGAAAGCTCCCACCGATTGCCGCCCTGCGCGACGACGTCGCCGCACCGGAACGCTCACTGCTCACCCGCCTCCTGATCGGCGGCTTCGTCCTGCTGACGGCGGTCCTGCTGTTCGCCACCGGTCTGAACGTCGGCGGCCTGCCCGGCGTCGTCCTGATCGTTCTCGGCGCCGGCATCGCGACCATCGGCATCGTGATGCTCAGTCCGCTCCTCAGCCGGTACGTCGTCCGCGCGCTGATGTACCCGTTCGGCCGCAAGGCGCCGGTCACCCTCGGCCGCCGCAACGCCGAGCGGAACCCGCGCCGTACGGCGGCGACCGCGTCCGCGCTGATGATCTCGGTCTCGCTGATCAGCGGCCTGATGGTGATCGCCGCCTCGGCGAAGGCCTCGATCAACCAGAACATCGCCGACGCGCTCGGCAGCTCCCAGATCCTCATCACCTCCAACGGCACGCCGAGCTTCAGCACGCAGGTCGGCGACCGGACCGCGAAGATCCCCGGCGTCCGGTCCGTGCACCGGGTCCGGCAGGAGACCGGCCAGGTCGGCAAGACGAACGTCCAGGTCACCGGGATCAGCGACGGCACCCTGGACGGCCCGATCAGCACGACGTTCGACAAAGGCTCCGCGGCCGCGCTCGGCTCTGGCCAGGCACTCCTCCCCCGCAACCTCGCCACGACCCTCGGCCTGAGCGTCGGCAAGACCTTCGACGTGACCACCTCGACCGGCAAGCACAAGCTCACGGTCGGCGGCATCGTCGCACCGAACCGGCAGCTCAACGCGGTGATCGTGTCGCTGCCGACGTACCAGTCGATCGGCGGCGCGACGACCGACACCCTGCTGTACGTCGATGTTGCTGACGGCAACGAGGTGGGCCAGGTCCGGGCCGGCATCCTCGGCGCGCTGGCCAAGGACTACCCGTCCATCCAGGTCCGCGACCAGCAGGCGTACGCCGCCGCGGCGCGGGTGCCTGTGAACGGCGTCCTGGGCGCCGTCGGGTTCCTGCTCGTGCTCGCGGTCCTGATCGCACTGCTCGGCATCGTGAACACACTCGGACTCGGTGTGGTCGAGCGGACCCGGGAGATCGGTCTGCTGCGGGCGGTCGGGATGGACCGGCCGCAGCTGAGCCGGATGCTCCGGGTCGAGTCGATCGGGATCACGATGCTCGGATCGCTGCTCGGCCTGGCGCTCGGCGTGGGGGTCGCGTCCGCGATCCAGTCGGCAATGGTCAACGACGGCCTCAATGTGCGGGACATCCCGGTGCTCCAACTGCTCGGCGCGGCGGCCGCTGCTGTCCTGTTCGGAGTACTGGCTGCGGTCTGGCCGTCACGCCGTGCAGCCCGCCTGAATGTGCTCGGGGCGATCGCCGCGGAGTGATGACTGCGGTGCACTCCTGAGGTGAAGCCAGGCCAGTGATTCACAGGTAGCCTGCCGGTGTGCCGGGGACTGTGCAGTCGATCGAGCGGGCCGCGGCGGTGCTGCGACTCCTCGCCGCCGCGCCCGACGGGCTGGGAGTCGCCGAGCTCGGCAATGCGCTCGGGCTGGCGAAGACGACCGTGCACGGCATCCTCCGGACCCTCCATCAGGTCGGTTTCGTCGAGCAGGACCACAGCGGCGCGCACTACCACCTGAGCGACGCGTTCGGCCGGCTCGGCGAGAGCTACCTCGACCCGAACGAGCTCCGCAGCCGCGCGATCAACTGGGCCGACTCGCTGGCGTCCCGCAGCGGCGAGGTCGTTCGCGTCGGCCGTCTGGTCGAGGGCAAGGTCGTGGTCGTCCACCACGTCTTCCGGCCCGACGACAGCGACCAGGACCTCGATGTCGGTACGACGCTGCCGCCGCATGCGACCGCTCTCGGCAAGGCTGTGCTCGCGTACGACGCCAGCGGCGCCTCCCGGCCACGGGTCCTAGAGGCGTACACGACCCGGACGATCACCGACCCGTCCCGGCTGGCCGAGGAGCTCGCGGCGGTGCGCGCCCGTGGCTGGGCGAGCGAGTTCGAGGAACACACGGTCGAGCTGGCGAGCATCGCCGCGCCGATCCGCGGACTCGGCGGCCTGGTCGTCGGCGCTGTCGGTCTGGCCGGCCGGGTCGAACGCATCTGCGACAGCCGCCTACGCCACCGCGCCGACCTGGTCACCATGGTCCGCGCCACCGCGGAAGCCATCGCCCGCGACCTCCGGGAAGAGGCATGACCCGGATGCCCAGGCCATCACAATCGCGCGACTCCTCGACGGCTACGCCTCAGAGCGAGGCGATGTCGGTCATTGTGGTGGCCTGGGGATCCGCGGTTGGCGTGATCGGGGGGCGGGAAGATGGCTGAGCAGTATGTGGCTGCGGTGGATCAGGGGACGAACTCGACGCGGTGCATCCTGTTCGATCGGCGCGGGCGGTTGGTGTCGGTGGCGCAGCGGGAGCATCACCAGCTGTTCCCCCGGCCGGGCTGGGTCGAGCACGACGCCGGGGAGATCTGGAACAACGTCACCCGCGTGGTGCCGGCCGCGATCAAGCAGATCGGCGCCGTGCCGTCGCAGATCGTTGCCATCGGCATCGCGAACCAGCGCGAGACCAGCCTGCTGTGGGATCGCATCACCGGCCGGCCGATCGGGCACGCGGTGACGTGGCAGGACACCCGGACGGACCGGCTCGTCACCGAACTGGCCGGCTCCGAGGGCCCGGACCGGTTCGCGGAGCTGTGCGGTCTCCCGCTGACGACGTACTTCTCGGCGCCGCGGATCCGGTGGATGCTCGACCACACCCCCGGTCTGCGGCAGCGCGCCGAGCGCGGCGAGATCCTGTTCGGGACGATGGAGAGCTGGTTGATCTGGAACTTCACCGGCGGCGCGAACGGCGGACTGCATGCCACCGACGTGACCAACGCGAGCCGGACGATGTTGATGAACATCGAGACGCTCGAATGGGACGACAGGCTGCTCGAGGCGTTCAGCGTGCCGCGGGCGATCCTGCCGGAGATCCGGCCGTCGTCCGGCGTGTTCGGAACCGCGACCGAGGTGCTGCCCGGCGTACGGATCGGTGCGGCGCTCGGCGATCAGCAGGCCGCGCTGTTCGGGCAGACCTGCTTCAGCGCCGGTGAGGCGAAGTGCACGTACGGCACCGGGTCGTTCCTGCTGCTGCACACCGGGCAGGAGATCGTGCGGTCCAAGCACGGGATGCTGACCACGGTCGCGTACCAGATCGGCAACCACCCGGCGTCGTACGCGCTGGAAGGATCGATGGCGGTGACCGGGTCGCTGGTGCAGTGGTTCCGGGACGGGCTCGGGATGATCCACACCGCGGCCGAGATCGAGACGCTGGCGCGGACGGTCGAGGACAACGGCGGCGCGTACATCGTGCCTGCGTTCTCGGGGCTGTTCGCCCCGCACTGGCGCAGCGAGGCACGCGGCGTCATCGCCGGCCTGACCGGCTACATCACCAAGGGGCATCTGGCCCGCGCGGTCCTCGAAGCCACCGGCTTCCAGACCCTCGAGGTCGTGGACGCGATGAACGCCGACTCCGGTATCGCGCTGACCGCGCTGAAGGTCGACGGAGGTATGACGGCCAACAACCTGCTGATGCAGTTCCTGGCCGATCTGCTCGACGTTCGCGTCGTACGCCCGATGGTCACCGAAACGGTGTCCCTCGGTGCCGCGTACGCCGCCGGCCTGGCCGTCGGGTACTGGCCGGACCTGGAGGGCCTGCGCAGCAACTGGCACCGCGCCGGCCAGTGGATGCCCCACATGGATCCGGCCCGCCGCAAAACGGAGTACGCGAACTGGCAGGCCGCTGTCCAACGCACCTTCAACTGGATCCGCCCCGAGGACCAGGAACTCTAGTCCCCGGGGCGGTCCGTCACGCCGGCGAGACGATGTCCGGGGCTTCCAGGCGGACCTTGTCGGCGGACTCGTCGTCGGGCTGGTCCTGGGAGTCGCGTTCGGACTGGACGCGCTTGGTGTAGAACGAGACCTCTCGTTCGATCGTCGCCTCGTCCCAGCCGAGGATCGGGGCGACCAACCGGGCCGCTGCCTCGGCCGCGCCGACGCCGCGGTCCCAGGCCTCGATCGAGATCCGGGTCCGCCGGGCGAGGATGTCGTCCAGGTGACGTGCACCCTCGGCCTTGGCGCCGTACACGATCTCGGCCTTGAGGTAGTCCTGCGTGCCGGGCAGCTGCTCGCCCAGCGTCGGGTCCTCTTCGACGAGCGCCAGTACTTCGTCGATCAGCGCGCCGTACCGGTTCAGCAGGTGCTCGATCCGGGCCACGTGCAGGCCGGAGCGCTGCGCGATCAGGTGCCGCTGGTTCCACAGCGCGTGGTACCCGTCGGCGCCGACCAGTGGGATGTTCTTCGTGACGCTCTTCGGGACCCGGCCGTCGAGCGCGTCCGCCGCCGCGTCGATCGCGTCCTTGGCCATCACCCGGTACGTCGTGTACTTGCCGCCGGCAACAACCACCAGGCCGGGGGCCGCGTGCGCGACGACGTGCTCGCGGGACAGCTTCGACGTACTCTCCGACTCGCCGGCGAGCAGCGGCCGGAGCCCGGCGTACACGCCCTCGACGTCCTCACGGGTGAGCGGCGTGGTGAGTACGGCGTTGACGTGATCGAGCAGGTACTCGATGTCCTTGCTGGTCGCGGCCGGATGCGCCTTGTCCAGGTGCCAGTCGGTGTCCGTGGTGCCGATCAGCCAGTGCCGGCCCCACGGGATGATGAACAGCACCGACTTCTCGGTCCGCAGGATCATCCCCGTGCTCGACTGGATCCGGTCCTTCGGTACGACGAGGTGGATGCCCTTCGAGGCGCGGACGTGGTACTGCCCGCGCTCCCCCACCATCGCCTGGGTGTCGTCGGTCCAGACCCCAGTCGCGTTGACGACCTGCTTGGCGCGGACCTCGAACTCGCGGCCGCTCTCCAGGTCCTTCGCCTGTACGCCGGTGACTCGCTCGCCCTGCCGCAGGAAACCGGTGACCTTCACCCGGTTCGCCACGTGCGCGCCGTACGACGCGGCGGTCCGGGCGAGCTCCATCGTGTGCCGCGCGTCGTCGACCTGGGCGTCGTAGTACTGCAGCGCGCCGATCAGCGCGGACTTCTTCAGCGACGGCACCAACCGCATCGCACCGCGGCGGGTCAGGTGCCGGTGGAGCGGCAGGCCGGCGCCGTACCCCGAGCTGACCGCCATGCCGTCGTACAGCGCGACTCCGGAGCCGGCGTAGAACCGCTCCCACCAGCGGTGCTGGAGCGGGTAGAGGAACGGCACCGGCTTGACCAGGTGCGGTGCCAGGCGTTGCAGGAGCAGACCGCGCTCCTGCAACGCCTCATGCACGAGCCGGAAGTCGAGCATCTCCAGGTAGCGCAGGCCACCGTGGATCAGTTTGCTGGACCGGCTGGAGGTGCCGCTCGCGAAGTCACGAGCCTCCAGCAGTCCTGTCGTCAGGCCCCGGGTCGCGGC from Kribbella sp. NBC_00709 carries:
- a CDS encoding glycerol-3-phosphate dehydrogenase/oxidase → MGVVALSPQARADAIAAMADGRELDVLVIGGGVVGTGSALDAATRGLTTGLLEARDFASGTSSRSSKLIHGGLRYLEMLDFRLVHEALQERGLLLQRLAPHLVKPVPFLYPLQHRWWERFYAGSGVALYDGMAVSSGYGAGLPLHRHLTRRGAMRLVPSLKKSALIGALQYYDAQVDDARHTMELARTAASYGAHVANRVKVTGFLRQGERVTGVQAKDLESGREFEVRAKQVVNATGVWTDDTQAMVGERGQYHVRASKGIHLVVPKDRIQSSTGMILRTEKSVLFIIPWGRHWLIGTTDTDWHLDKAHPAATSKDIEYLLDHVNAVLTTPLTREDVEGVYAGLRPLLAGESESTSKLSREHVVAHAAPGLVVVAGGKYTTYRVMAKDAIDAAADALDGRVPKSVTKNIPLVGADGYHALWNQRHLIAQRSGLHVARIEHLLNRYGALIDEVLALVEEDPTLGEQLPGTQDYLKAEIVYGAKAEGARHLDDILARRTRISIEAWDRGVGAAEAAARLVAPILGWDEATIEREVSFYTKRVQSERDSQDQPDDESADKVRLEAPDIVSPA